The following proteins are co-located in the Marispirochaeta aestuarii genome:
- the pgmB gene encoding beta-phosphoglucomutase, whose amino-acid sequence MISAVIFDLDGVIVSTDEYHFQAWKELAKELGIDFSREDNSRQRGVSRMESLEVLLEKTEQTFSNDEKLAMAEKKNSIYRDLLDRLSPDQILPGALNFAEESRKLGLKIAVGSSSRNTPFILKKIGLSDYFDAVADGNDIQRSKPDPQVFLIAAERLAVRPAECLVVEDADAGVEAAKAGGMFALALGAAKGHPGADLRADSLERLSIEKLLRELG is encoded by the coding sequence ATGATCAGCGCTGTAATATTCGACCTGGACGGTGTCATAGTTTCCACTGACGAGTATCACTTTCAGGCATGGAAAGAACTGGCAAAGGAGCTGGGTATAGACTTTTCACGGGAAGACAACAGCCGGCAGCGGGGGGTCAGCCGCATGGAGAGTCTGGAGGTTCTTCTGGAAAAAACTGAACAAACTTTCAGCAATGACGAAAAGCTCGCCATGGCCGAGAAAAAAAACAGCATATACCGTGATCTTCTGGACCGGCTTTCTCCTGACCAGATACTTCCCGGGGCACTGAACTTTGCTGAAGAGTCACGCAAACTGGGTTTGAAAATCGCTGTCGGCTCCTCCAGCAGAAATACCCCGTTTATTTTAAAAAAGATCGGTCTGTCCGACTATTTCGATGCCGTGGCTGACGGAAACGATATTCAGCGCTCCAAACCTGACCCACAGGTTTTTCTGATCGCCGCAGAACGTCTTGCGGTACGCCCTGCGGAGTGTCTTGTAGTCGAGGATGCCGACGCGGGAGTGGAAGCCGCAAAGGCCGGCGGAATGTTTGCTCTGGCCCTGGGCGCCGCAAAGGGCCATCCGGGAGCTGACCTGAGAGCCGATTCCCTGGAAAGACTCAGTATAGAGAAGCTGCTTCGGGAGCTGGGCTGA
- a CDS encoding LacI family DNA-binding transcriptional regulator: protein MKKVTIKDIARIAGVSHSTVSRCLNDSPNVSEKTKRLIKRIARDLNFEFNANARSLSTNRTGTIGVICPEIFERFGSFYYMELLMRSVRQSLEKASMDTIITFARNSYTGESNIQKLVNRRKVDGLLLIHPNISSEDWQFINLRRVPNVVLHFKPQNVSYNDMNYIFVDHEYGGYLATEHLIRDGRRNILCINEDSSELQFIERMSGYKKALAEYDIPVMNRNILYGSCTYEFGYQTIMDHRGILSDIDGIFAEADIMALGAIAALLDMGLTVPDDVAVVGYDDIEFGRIFRPSLTTVHQPRERLVSDACERLVRLVDGNGEHPLQEMIKPELVIRESCGVNRRN from the coding sequence ATGAAAAAGGTAACAATAAAGGACATTGCAAGAATCGCAGGGGTCAGTCACTCGACGGTATCCCGCTGTCTGAATGACAGCCCGAATGTATCGGAAAAGACCAAACGGCTGATCAAGCGCATTGCCCGGGATCTTAATTTCGAGTTCAACGCCAACGCCCGCAGTCTTTCCACCAATCGAACAGGCACCATCGGTGTTATCTGTCCGGAGATTTTCGAGCGTTTCGGCTCTTTTTATTACATGGAGCTTCTCATGCGGTCTGTCCGACAGAGTCTGGAGAAGGCGTCCATGGATACGATCATCACCTTCGCCAGAAACAGCTACACCGGAGAGAGTAATATCCAGAAGCTGGTTAACCGGCGCAAGGTCGACGGACTTCTGCTCATCCATCCGAATATCAGCAGCGAGGACTGGCAGTTTATCAATCTTCGGCGGGTTCCGAACGTCGTTCTTCATTTCAAACCCCAGAACGTAAGCTATAACGATATGAATTATATCTTTGTGGACCATGAATACGGAGGGTATCTGGCCACCGAACATCTTATACGGGATGGACGGAGGAACATCCTCTGCATCAACGAAGATTCATCGGAGCTCCAGTTTATCGAGCGGATGTCCGGTTATAAAAAAGCCCTAGCCGAATATGATATTCCCGTTATGAACCGGAACATCCTGTACGGTTCCTGCACCTATGAGTTCGGCTACCAGACCATCATGGATCACCGGGGTATTCTGAGCGATATCGACGGCATATTCGCAGAAGCGGACATCATGGCTCTGGGGGCGATCGCTGCTCTGCTGGATATGGGCCTGACCGTACCTGATGACGTTGCTGTTGTGGGATATGACGATATCGAATTCGGACGGATTTTCAGGCCCTCCCTTACAACGGTACACCAGCCCCGGGAACGGCTGGTAAGTGATGCCTGCGAACGTCTTGTGCGTCTTGTGGATGGTAACGGTGAGCATCCGCTTCAGGAGATGATCAAGCCGGAACTGGTAATAAGGGAATCCTGCGGTGTAAACCGGAGGAATTAG